The following nucleotide sequence is from Candidatus Cloacimonadota bacterium.
CTCTGCTTTCTTCAGATCTCCTTTTCTTTCATAAACAAGACCTAATCTCCAATATGCTCCGTCCAAACCGGGAACTTGATATTTGTTTTTAAACCGTTTGTAATTTTTAATGTAAGTTTCATAAATTTTTATCGCTTTTTCTAAATTTTTCCCGGCAAATAAATACGCTTTTCCTAATTGATATTTTCCGTTGGCATTATCGGTTAATTCAACATATTTTTCTAAACTTTCAATCGCAATTTCATATTGCTTTTCATTCAGAGCATCCATCCCTTTTTGATAATACTCTAATGTATCATCATTTTGTGAATAACAGTTTGTAAAGATAGAAATACAAATTATTATGAATAAGAATTTTTTCATTCCGTTCTATTCCTTTCCTATTCTATTCTTGATTGAAATTGCTTCGTTTGAGGATTAAGAAGATAACTCACAATGAGATTTCATTTTTCTTCATCAAACGTCATTCGTCAATCATCAATCGTCAAACCATTGCGAAGGTTAATACTCTCCTCTGGAGATTTGGAACAAATCTCTCTGTGGGAAACCATTCACAAGGTTTTATTTTCCAATCACAAAAGTTTTCGTTTTGGAATATGTTTTCTCTGATTCTCTGGAAGTCGCTTCCATCAAAATAATATAAACTCCGATCGGCAGCCTTTTCCCATTATCATCTTTTCCATCAAAGATCAAATCACCTTTGTTTGCCTGCAAAGTCTGATCGGCAAGTTTTCGAATCAATCTCCCTTTCAGGTCGAAAATACGGACTGTAATCTTGCTCAACTTTTCGGGAAGTTCAAAACTGATGATGGTTCGTTCGCTTCTAAAGGGAGAAAATGGATTAGGTTTTATTGAAAGATCGACATTACTCGGAAGTATTTGGACGAAAATGCTATTTTCTGTTCCGGGAGTAGAATAATTTACGGAAGGTCCCCAATTCGATGAAGTTGCTGCCAATTTAGAATTTACTCTTTCGATGGAAACTCCTTTTATGCCATCGTTCCAATCAGGATCATAAAAGAAGTTTTCTATCGTATTACCGTAAAAATCCAAAATCGAAATATCTTCTCCGGAATTCGATAACGAAGTAATTCCGGTAAAAATTGGAATCTCTTCCAATCCATAAAGAACACGCAATGAATCCGCATCTTCTTCCGAACCTGTAACCAGCAAATATTCGACATCCTGAAAATCGATCTCAATGGAATCATTTCCTATAAAAGTTATGATCTTTTCTAAATCAGGTATAAAATAATTTATCTTCAGTTCGATCCATTCCGGTTCATTATCAGGATCATACATTATTTCATTGATAACAAAAGGCAAAGAATTGTTGTTATAAAAACTGTAATCGGAATTATTGAAAGGATTCAAATCTTCACCAGAAGTGATTTCATACCGGAAAGTCCAATATCCATAAGCAGGAATATCAGCCTGGAAATTATAAAAAAGGGTGTCAGATAAATTCAATTCTTCCATAAAAATCTCGGTTTCATTTCCACTCCCGTTCAAAGATGTAAAACACCGGAATACTGCAGAATTGATATTTTCCAGACCAATATTTTTTAGAATAATGGAATGCACAATTTGGTTTTCTTGAACAGCAAAACCGTCAGCGATAAGTTCCAAATCCTTTTCAAAAGGTAGAAGACTGTTC
It contains:
- a CDS encoding tetratricopeptide repeat protein, with translation MKKFLFIIICISIFTNCYSQNDDTLEYYQKGMDALNEKQYEIAIESLEKYVELTDNANGKYQLGKAYLFAGKNLEKAIKIYETYIKNYKRFKNKYQVPGLDGAYWRLGLVYERKGDLKKAE